A genomic region of Ewingella sp. CoE-038-23 contains the following coding sequences:
- the mtgA gene encoding monofunctional biosynthetic peptidoglycan transglycosylase — MRKSSGMALLRAPLKWLKRLVIFVIGVWIAGIVLFSFLPVPFSAVMVERQISAWLSGDFGYVSHSDWVPMSGISSPMALAVMAAEDQKFPEHWGFDVDAIQSVLSKSDQENARIRGASTLSQQTAKNLFLWDGRSWVRKGLEAGLTVGIETVWSKRRILTVYLNIVEFGDGVFGVEEAAQHFFHKPASRLTASQAALLAAVLPNPHLFKVNAPSAYVLRRQQWILRQMGQLGGDAFLKEHNLR, encoded by the coding sequence ATGAGGAAATCGTCTGGAATGGCTCTGCTTCGAGCCCCCTTAAAATGGTTAAAACGACTGGTAATTTTTGTTATCGGTGTATGGATTGCAGGGATCGTGCTGTTTTCCTTTTTGCCCGTTCCCTTTTCTGCTGTGATGGTCGAAAGGCAGATTTCGGCATGGCTGTCCGGGGATTTTGGCTATGTTTCACATTCTGACTGGGTACCGATGAGCGGAATATCGTCGCCAATGGCGCTAGCAGTCATGGCCGCAGAGGATCAGAAATTCCCTGAACACTGGGGTTTTGACGTTGATGCCATTCAATCCGTGCTCTCCAAAAGCGATCAGGAAAACGCCAGGATCCGTGGCGCATCGACGCTTTCTCAGCAAACTGCCAAAAATCTGTTTTTGTGGGATGGTCGCAGTTGGGTGCGCAAGGGGCTGGAAGCCGGTTTGACGGTAGGTATAGAAACCGTCTGGAGCAAACGCCGCATTCTCACGGTGTATCTGAATATTGTTGAGTTTGGCGACGGCGTGTTTGGCGTGGAAGAGGCGGCTCAGCACTTCTTCCATAAGCCTGCCAGCAGGCTGACAGCCTCACAAGCGGCGCTATTGGCCGCAGTGCTGCCTAACCCTCATCTGTTCAAGGTCAATGCGCCTTCGGCTTATGTGCTGCGCAGGCAGCAGTGGATTTTACGGCAGATGGGACAACTGGGCGGGGATGCTTTCTTGAAAGAGCATAACTTGCGTTAA
- the lptG gene encoding LPS export ABC transporter permease LptG: protein MFGVLDRYIGRTIFNTIMMTLFMLVSLSGIIKFVDQLRKVGQGGYSAAGAGLYTLLSVPKDIEIFFPMAALLGALLGLGTLATRSELVVMQASGFTRMQIASSVMKTAIPLVLLTMAIGEWVAPQGEQMARNYRAQQMYGGSLLSTQSGLWAKDGKDFIFIERVAGDNEITGVNIYHFDNNNKLQSVRYASSASFENGTWKLSQVDESILTDGKQITGSQTLTGEWKTNLTPDKLGVVALDPDALSISGLHNYVKYLQQSGQEAKRYQLNMWSKIFSPLSVAVMMLMALSFIFGPLRSVPMGVRVVTGICFGFLFYVMDQIFGPLSLVYSIPPILGAILPSALFLFISIYLLLKKR, encoded by the coding sequence ATGTTTGGAGTATTAGACCGCTATATCGGCCGCACGATCTTCAACACCATCATGATGACGTTGTTCATGCTGGTGTCGCTGTCGGGCATTATCAAATTCGTCGACCAGCTGCGTAAAGTCGGTCAGGGTGGCTATTCTGCGGCGGGCGCGGGCCTCTATACCCTGCTCAGCGTGCCAAAAGATATCGAGATCTTCTTCCCGATGGCGGCCCTGTTAGGCGCACTGTTGGGCTTGGGCACCTTGGCAACTCGTAGTGAACTGGTGGTCATGCAGGCTTCGGGCTTCACCCGTATGCAAATTGCTTCTTCCGTGATGAAGACGGCCATTCCGCTGGTCCTGCTAACCATGGCAATCGGCGAATGGGTAGCTCCGCAGGGCGAGCAGATGGCGAGAAACTACCGCGCACAGCAAATGTACGGCGGTTCGTTGCTCTCCACCCAGAGCGGCCTGTGGGCGAAAGATGGCAAAGACTTTATCTTTATCGAACGTGTCGCGGGTGACAATGAAATCACCGGCGTGAACATCTACCACTTCGATAACAACAATAAGCTGCAGTCCGTTCGCTACGCCTCTTCCGCGTCATTTGAAAATGGCACCTGGAAACTGTCGCAGGTGGATGAGTCTATCCTCACCGACGGCAAGCAGATCACCGGCTCGCAAACCCTGACTGGCGAATGGAAAACCAATCTGACGCCAGACAAGCTGGGCGTGGTGGCTTTAGACCCTGACGCGCTGTCGATTAGCGGCTTGCACAACTATGTGAAATACCTGCAGCAGAGTGGGCAAGAGGCCAAGCGTTATCAGCTCAATATGTGGAGTAAGATTTTCTCGCCATTGTCAGTCGCGGTAATGATGTTGATGGCCCTGTCGTTCATCTTCGGGCCGCTGCGCAGCGTGCCTATGGGCGTGCGCGTGGTGACGGGGATCTGCTTCGGCTTCCTGTTCTACGTGATGGACCAGATTTTCGGCCCATTAAGCTTGGTGTACAGCATTCCGCCGATCCTTGGCGCTATCCTGCCGAGCGCGCTGTTCCTGTTTATCAGTATCTATCTGCTACTCAAGAAACGCTAA